A genomic window from Ferviditalea candida includes:
- a CDS encoding DUF58 domain-containing protein produces MSYLLDPSFLRRLERMQVVSRRMMSGSHMGKRRSRSLGSSLEFADFRSYYPGDDLRQLDWNAYARLGKLLLKTFLDERELHITLYLDCSLSMNYGSPSKFAQAVQLAAALGYVSLQHLDRVSVYAFEDRVTARQPFLLGKGKSHALFQFLNGLRPGGTGSINRALRSGAAIHGKPGVSVILSDFLFEDGYEAGISFVQASQQEVILVQMLTEEERRPQLQGDLRLIDSETQAGKEIALSPPVLKDYRQSLADFQSSMKAFAARRGMVYVDADPSLPIEDIVFKTFAPMGLIR; encoded by the coding sequence ATGAGCTACCTGCTGGATCCGTCATTTTTGCGCCGTCTGGAGCGGATGCAGGTCGTCAGCAGACGGATGATGAGCGGCTCCCACATGGGCAAACGGCGTTCCCGCAGCCTGGGAAGCTCGCTGGAGTTCGCCGATTTTCGCTCCTATTATCCGGGCGATGACCTGCGTCAGCTGGATTGGAACGCTTACGCCCGCTTGGGCAAGCTCCTGCTCAAAACGTTCCTGGATGAGCGCGAGCTGCACATCACTCTTTATTTGGACTGCAGTCTCTCAATGAACTACGGGAGCCCGAGCAAATTCGCGCAGGCGGTTCAGCTTGCCGCCGCTTTGGGATACGTGTCCCTGCAGCATTTGGACCGTGTGTCGGTGTATGCTTTCGAGGATCGGGTCACGGCTCGCCAGCCTTTCCTATTGGGAAAGGGCAAGTCGCATGCGCTGTTCCAATTTCTGAACGGTCTGCGACCCGGGGGAACGGGCAGCATCAACAGAGCCTTGCGTTCCGGCGCAGCCATCCACGGGAAGCCGGGCGTGTCGGTCATACTCTCGGACTTTCTGTTTGAGGACGGCTATGAAGCGGGTATTTCCTTTGTTCAGGCATCACAGCAGGAAGTCATTTTGGTGCAGATGCTGACCGAGGAAGAGCGGCGTCCGCAGCTTCAGGGCGATTTGCGGCTGATCGACAGCGAGACGCAAGCGGGGAAAGAGATCGCTCTGTCCCCCCCCGTTTTGAAGGACTATCGGCAGTCTTTGGCCGATTTCCAATCGAGCATGAAGGCATTTGCCGCCCGCCGCGGAATGGTCTATGTGGATGCGGATCCTTCGCTGCCCATAGAGGATATTGTATTTAAAACATTCGCCCCGATGGGCTTGATCCGGTAG
- a CDS encoding AAA family ATPase codes for MESLQQLERYQAVIAQVREEIGKVMVGQREVIEQMLWAVFGGGHALLEGVPGLGKTLLVRTLSEAFELSFQRIQFTPDLMPADITGTNILQTDEEGRQQFRFQQGPVFANVVLADEINRATPKTQSALLEAMQEHTVTAGGVTRKLPEPFFVLATQNPLEQEGTYPLPEAQLDRFMLKIDVPFPTESELREIVQRTTVRREHRVDKVADGGIIQEIQNAAQEILFADPVLNYAVRLLLATHPSPEAIDPVRQYVRAGAGPRGVQAMIAAAKVRAMIDGRLNISYEDVEAAAVPALRHRIFLNFEGEANGIRTDGIIRELLAAGAKAK; via the coding sequence ATGGAAAGCTTGCAGCAGTTGGAGAGGTATCAGGCCGTGATCGCTCAAGTGCGGGAAGAAATCGGAAAAGTCATGGTCGGTCAGCGCGAGGTAATCGAACAAATGCTTTGGGCGGTGTTCGGCGGAGGGCATGCACTGCTTGAAGGGGTCCCTGGTTTGGGCAAAACGCTGCTTGTACGCACTTTGTCGGAAGCTTTCGAGCTCAGCTTCCAGCGTATCCAGTTTACGCCCGATTTGATGCCGGCAGATATTACCGGGACCAACATCCTCCAGACGGATGAAGAGGGGCGTCAGCAATTTCGGTTTCAGCAGGGACCTGTGTTTGCCAATGTGGTGTTGGCCGACGAAATCAACCGGGCCACGCCGAAGACGCAAAGCGCCTTATTGGAAGCGATGCAGGAGCACACGGTTACCGCAGGAGGCGTCACACGGAAATTGCCGGAGCCGTTCTTCGTGCTGGCGACGCAGAACCCGTTGGAGCAGGAGGGAACTTATCCGCTTCCGGAAGCGCAGCTGGACCGTTTCATGCTGAAGATCGATGTGCCGTTTCCGACGGAATCGGAGCTTCGCGAGATCGTGCAGCGCACGACGGTTCGGAGGGAGCATCGGGTCGACAAGGTTGCCGACGGAGGAATCATACAAGAGATTCAGAACGCTGCGCAGGAGATTCTGTTCGCCGATCCGGTGCTGAACTATGCGGTCAGGCTGCTGCTGGCGACCCATCCTTCTCCGGAGGCGATCGACCCGGTCCGCCAGTATGTGCGGGCGGGGGCGGGACCTAGGGGCGTGCAGGCGATGATTGCGGCGGCCAAGGTTCGCGCCATGATAGACGGTCGCTTGAACATCTCTTATGAAGATGTGGAGGCGGCGGCCGTTCCAGCGTTGCGGCACCGAATTTTTTTGAATTTTGAAGGAGAGGCCAACGGCATCCGAACGGATGGGATTATCCGCGAGCTGCTCGCCGCCGGGGCAAAAGCGAAATGA